In Kitasatospora gansuensis, a genomic segment contains:
- a CDS encoding TetR/AcrR family transcriptional regulator has product MEAGPADAVDEYGIPIIPDPTDSAQRKRQAIIDGALAEFLAEGYSAASMDTITSSSGVSKATIYKHFGSKERLFLAVVGGMLPRTYAGLQPCRATLAEAPDLRTALIKLTTGSARALLRPDIMLLRRLVIGEIDRFPQLGQLWYRVSYDMINGPLVEAFTEMNARGTLATPDPALAVQQLVAVTVGVLQRVRTFSPDAVIDDAELTRVVTSGVDLFLAGYAARPAG; this is encoded by the coding sequence ATGGAAGCCGGCCCCGCGGACGCCGTCGACGAGTACGGGATCCCGATCATCCCGGACCCCACCGACTCCGCTCAGCGCAAGCGGCAGGCGATCATCGACGGGGCCCTCGCGGAGTTCCTCGCCGAGGGCTACTCGGCGGCCTCGATGGACACCATCACCAGTAGCTCCGGGGTCTCCAAGGCGACCATCTACAAGCACTTCGGCAGCAAGGAGCGGCTGTTCCTGGCCGTCGTCGGCGGCATGCTGCCCCGGACGTACGCCGGCCTCCAGCCCTGCCGCGCCACCCTGGCCGAGGCCCCCGACCTGCGGACCGCGCTGATCAAGCTGACCACCGGCTCGGCCCGGGCGCTGCTGCGGCCCGACATCATGCTGCTGCGCCGGCTGGTGATCGGCGAGATCGACCGCTTCCCGCAGCTCGGGCAGCTCTGGTACCGGGTCAGCTACGACATGATCAACGGCCCGTTGGTCGAGGCGTTCACCGAGATGAACGCGCGCGGGACGCTGGCCACCCCCGACCCGGCGCTGGCGGTGCAGCAGCTGGTGGCGGTCACGGTCGGCGTGCTGCAGCGGGTGCGGACGTTCTCGCCGGACGCCGTCATCGACGATGCCGAGCTGACCCGGGTGGTCACCTCGGGGGTGGACCTCTTCCTCGCGGGGTACGCCGCCCGGCCGGCGGGCTGA